AAGTACATAGCGGGATctgcggaaatcatctcggagcgagATCACTAGCCagaaaagtaatccgagctggattctactggccgaccttgcaaaaagaagccacagaatttgtgaaaaagtgtcaaccgtgccagatgcatgcaaatttccacgtggctcccccagaagagctcattagtatcacttctccatggccttttgcaaaatggagAATGGATTTgctaggtccttttccccaagcgccaggacaagtcagatacttgatcgtgggaatagactacttcacaaagtggatagaagcagaaccgctagccactatcaccgctcaaagaagtcgcaggttcctttacaaaaatatcatcacaagatatgggataccttattccattactACGGATAacggaacccaattcaccgacgcTACCTTCCGAagcttagtagccagtatgaaaataaaacatcagttcacctcggtagaacacccacaagccaatgggcaagccgaggcagccaacaaaatcatactggcagggctaaagaaaagactacaggaagcaaagggagcttgggctgaagagctccctcaagtgttatgggcttacaggacaaccccccaatccgccacaggagaaacacctttccgactagtctatggtgtagaagccatgattccgatagaaatcaatgagcaaagcccaagggtaattctccatgacgagGTCGAAAATGTACGGggacacaaagaggagctcgacttgctccccgaagtccgagaagatgcccagataagagaagcagcattgaaacaaaggatgactaccaggtacaacaagaaagtcattcgaagaacatttgccccggatgacttggtcctaatcagaaacgacattggagtcaacaaatcaggagaaggaaagctcgccgcaaattggaagggaccatacaaaatcaaagaagtattagggaaaggttattataaagtaaccgacctgaacggcactgagctaccaaggtcgtggcatgcttgtaatatgaaaaggtactacagttaaaagcgaactctacttcctgatgtactcttttcccaacttcatgattttttcccaaaagggttttttctagagaagggtttttaacgaggcatcatagtagaggctaagggaaaataggctatcaagacccttagtagcaaaaaggtaccttcccaattaataaagatctttttcatttaCAATATCCCTTATAATatccttctttatttttctaagtctttctacgaaacgcgccgacttaagctcgacaaaacgtgaaaatcccatgaaccgacctagatggtcgtcaggataaaacgacgaggtacaagtcggcgtaaagaggttatatgagttgaTCGTAAAAACTCGGGAAAAATCCGACTCTCAAGTCGAATGAGAATCCGAGTGGAACGAACTCGGAAGTActccgagtagaagaaaaacgcatcgcaaaaataacctaagtcataaaaactcactaaagcaaagttgagtataaaggataacaaaaAGAGATTGGAAAACCTGAGAAAAGTTTAAGGCTGCTTAAAAGCCCTTAAACAAAAAGGCTCCCAAAAaacaagacaaaccaacaaaaagGTTTTTAGAAAAAGATCAAGAGGGTTTTTGAAATATCGAAATTAGAAAAGCATACACGCACAAGGTAACTTagaacccttatccaaaaaagggcattTATTTTTCTACACCCTCATTCAAAAGGGCACTCGCCagaaatattttgtttacggccttaaaaggccaagaGAAATTGTTCACACAACCACCAAACAACATAAATAAGTCTAAAAAGGGGGGACTCACAGGCCGAGCCCCCTTATagccataaaaaataaataaagtcatTTTTTCAGAGGAGTAGACGGATCACCACCACCAGAGCCAGGGGGAACGCCACCAGGACCAGGAAGAGAAGCTGAAGAGGAAGTCGGAGGAACGAttgaagaactcggagcatctttggaacgaggaggagactcaataatcctctgtcCCCGAGTCTTCAAATCCGACTCGGAAACAACCTCGGGGACAGGAGGATCCACGATGGCGCCGTCAATAACTACCTTatcaggatgtaaaggagaaagatccaagtcgggagcgataactctgacttgctccaggaaaattctccaagactcctcggccccatcagcaatagagtcctccaactcggcatacgcgttccgagaattcagcaaaTCCTTCCTCACAGCcacaatatcttgaaataaacTTTGATAGCTGTCCTGTGCTGTCTTCCTCAAATTTGCCTCCATAGTACATTGGGCTCGCAGCTTACTCTCCTCCTCCCGAAGGTGATCCCTCTCCTCCCTCAAtttatctctctcctccctcAACTCCTTCTCCTGGCGTTGGAAAGCAAGAAGcctcccctccaactcctcaaccttcgaggttgcccccaaagagctgaggggagtcttctcgaaaatgtccaaaagtttgccacaaacacccgccgccctaaaactctcctcggccagagtggtgaggtggtttcgaacagaaacatcatccatacttatataaggatagatgttctttcggacgaatgcaagagcatccgccttaaaCCCACCATCcaaagaagagccagactctgaagtcttgcgcttcttcttctctggctcaggAAGAAGTTGGGCAGAAGGGAGTGGCTGAGACAAAGTTGAAGAAGAAATTATAATGGGTTGAGAGGGAGTGCCCACAttcttaggaggaggaggaggaggaggaggatagGTGATCGCCCTGGCACCACCGGACCTAGCTCGGGACTTTGCCTTAGCCTCCTGAACTCTTTGGTAAGACTCCTGAGCATTCTTCCTTGCCATATCTACAAGAAAAAACAACTAACAAAAGTTACAAGTCGGTAACACTCAAGTCGGTAGAAACAAGTCGGAAATAGGAAAATGCATTTACTACCTAGTTGCGACCGAACAAAGGTCGGCGTCCCCTGGAGGATTTTCCTagtatccaagtatggggccctcccccacgcttctcggaaaaaccccacaatggccgcctccacctcgtccaAGTCATCTGGACCATACTTCTCACAAGGGGAGGCCGCCAAccaataaaggggaaagcgaggggaggaatgctcatccagaaaaaaggggtggtgactctctacagcttgcactttgaaaaaatagtttttgaaatcatggaaggattcgtcaaaaagggtgaaaaccctccgaccttgtatggctcggaaggatacccattgctgtttgttgtttagcccactaaagggcttagtcatatgaaaaagaaagaagaaaatcctcaaagaggtcggaaagtccAGAGCGTGACTAATAAACTGATAgatcttcaaaaaaccccaagaattggggtgaagttgagtaggggcaactcgACAGTGGCGCAAAACAGATATTTCGAAAtccgagaaaggaagaaaaatacccaagcgggtgatcatacattcatacataaagaaaaaatgaggggccgcctcattaactctcccaaaacaaacccggtcttccGGACCCGGGGTTATCAACTCATATTTTGGCTCGTCCTTCTCCGAAGCACAAAGCCTGTGATGAGTACGAAGAAGAGTGATAAACTCAGCATCGACCAagggttcctccccaaggaccgtaacatcaacccactgagaaagaacatctacagaagccattttttctttatataaaaggtgacagaaacctacaaaaagaaaaaagaaaaagaaaatcaaaaaacacGGTCCCTAAAGAGAGAGGATACGAAGCCAAAACCTACAGACCAACCTATCCACCCACAAAACAAAGCATGCAAACATAAGGCATGACGTGAAAGAAAtaaaactaacctttatccgaaaaGTGAAGGTTGGAAAGAGCAGAAATCTTCGAGCACAAGAATACAGCACGAGCAAGGAAAgaagaagtttgaaagattgcagaaacggaaaaatgaaagagagagaaagtatttataaacatgctaagaggcataatggtaaaagcggAGCAGCCATTAATGAgattgcaccgttaccaaagccctcaatgCTTCcccaacggacacgacgcttgaattgacgtaactgtcagaaacaaagggtcgcgaaaatcacgtcggtttctaAGACCCACGCTTCCTCCAAGTAGGTcgactacgaacccgagttaagtacttgaacccaaactttaaagaaaatttgggctcaagtaggggcactgttcataccctggcccaacgacaaaggcccaggtccaaataaaaggccTAATCTGAAGGATTAAGCCTAACAAGTACCGACCTCCACGTAAGAAGTCGGTATCAACCACGACTTGGTCTGAAGAAGTCGgatgtgagattagctggcagataaacactcattcaaatgagtaaccgcccctaaaatctctctaaccgcttcataaagccatatcttaacctccccaagataatggggcggttaacaccctaaagatacggcactactccaacggtggttattggctcaccactataaatacactgacaccccctcaggtatctctaagtccaatactctctagacctgctcacacccttgctaacttaggcatcggagtgtctttgcaggtaccaccccccattcactcacgcgaacaagtcggacggagtCTCCCGAGTTGCAGATCCATCCGGAGCCCTCCTCCTTCATACATTTGGACCATCAACGCCATCCATCTTATTTATCTCCGGTTATCCACCGTAACAATATCATTTCTCGTTAATTAAACTATAACTTATAAcatatatctttatttattatttataatgaTTTGACTACGTAGCATTACtcaattttaatagttaattttaatatacacttAATAAAAATAGCTTAATTAACTAATAAGGACGTTCACCATCAGCATTTCCTGGAGGACTATAAAGACAAAGAACAAGGGTGCATCTCTTTTGGCATTTATCGCACTTAACTCTAGCACACCCAATATGAGTAGTGTTTCTCCAAACAACCTGAGTGTAGCATTCACAATCACCACCAATGCACGAATTGGATTTATAGTCGTAATACTTTTTCTCGGCAACCCACCCCGCCACCGCTTTTGCTCCCGTAAAGGGATCGGATGCCATATGCCACGCAACATTTTGGCCGTAGTAACGGCTTTTGATTGGCTGAAGTTTCCCCTTGACACAATTTTGGATGAGTTTATTCAAATACTGTTGAGCTGTTTTTGCTAATTTCACATCCCACTTTAGAGGAGGAATCCCAAGGCTTGCTCGTGCATCATTATGGATTTCCAAATACTCTTCTGGAGGCTCTTGTACCGCAGCTACTATGCACAATGCCAGTAATATGCTTACAaagcttattattattattaccatCTTCATCCTCGTTTTATTGTTTTAGAGGACAAGTGTTTAGGTTTGGATATGTATCATCTATTTATATTATGTTGTAGTTGCCTTTTCGTGTAC
This sequence is a window from Arachis stenosperma cultivar V10309 chromosome 10, arast.V10309.gnm1.PFL2, whole genome shotgun sequence. Protein-coding genes within it:
- the LOC130956619 gene encoding pathogenesis-related protein 1A-like, which translates into the protein MKMVIIIISFVSILLALCIVAAVQEPPEEYLEIHNDARASLGIPPLKWDVKLAKTAQQYLNKLIQNCVKGKLQPIKSRYYGQNVAWHMASDPFTGAKAVAGWVAEKKYYDYKSNSCIGGDCECYTQVVWRNTTHIGCARVKCDKCQKRCTLVLCLYSPPGNADDMARKNAQESYQRVQEAKAKSRARSGGARAITYPPPPPPPPKNGKYQPTIDPYYGQNVAWHMTSDHFTGAKAVEGWVAEKKYYDHKSNLCIGGDCECYIQVVWRDTTHVGCARVKCDKCQVGCTLVACLYSPPGNDDGVRPY